The following are encoded in a window of Bos indicus isolate NIAB-ARS_2022 breed Sahiwal x Tharparkar chromosome 7, NIAB-ARS_B.indTharparkar_mat_pri_1.0, whole genome shotgun sequence genomic DNA:
- the YJEFN3 gene encoding yjeF N-terminal domain-containing protein 3 isoform X2: MSSTDGPDLAEAPEERCFLSTAEAAALERELLEDYRFGRQQLVEWCGHASAVAVTKVFPLPALPRKQRTALVVCGPEQNGAVGLACARHLRVFEYEPTIFYPTRSPDPLHRDLTTQCEKMDIPFLSYLPTEVQLINNAYRLVVDAVLGPGVEPAEVGGPCTRALATLKLLSIPLVSLDIPSGWDPETGGDAEDGLRPDVLVSLAAPKRCAGRFSGRHHFVAGRFVPDDVRRKFALRLPGYTGTDCVAAL, translated from the exons CACCGCGGAGGCAGCGGCCCTGGAGCGGGAGCTGCTGGAGGATTATCGCTTTGGGCGGCAGCAGCTGGTGGAGTGGTGTGGCCATGCTAGTGCCGTGGCTGTGACCAAG GTGTTCCCTCTGCCCGCTCTCCCCCGGAAGCAGAGGACGGCGCTGGTCGTGTGCGGCCCAGAGCAGAATGGAGCGGTGGGGCTGGCGTGCGCCCGGCACCTGCGCGTGTTC GAGTACGAACCCACCATCTTCTACCCCACGCGCTCGCCAGACCCACTGCACCGGGACCTGACTACTCAGTGTGAGAAGATGGACATCCCCTTCCTGTCCTATCTGCCCACAGAG GTCCAGCTCATCAACAACGCCTACAGGCTGGTGGTGGACGCTGTGCTGGGGCCTGGTGTGGAGCCGGCCGAGGTCGGGGGTCCCTGCACACGCGCGCTGGCCACGCTCAAGCTACTGTCCATCCCCCTCGTGAGCCTGGACATCCCCTCAG GCTGGGACCCAGAGACTGGCGGCGACGCCGAGGACGGGCTACGACCCGACGTGCTCGTATCGCTGGCGGCGCCCAAGCGCTGCGCCGGCCGCTTCTCTGGGCGCCACCACTTCGTGGCGGGCAGGTTCGTGCCCGACGACGTGCGCCGAAAGTTCGCTCTGCGCCTGCCGGGGTACACGGGCACCGACTGCGTCGCGGCGCTCTAA
- the CILP2 gene encoding cartilage intermediate layer protein 2 yields MSSLPTLLCLCVAAAHLAGARGTPDAEEPTVTAWGLEGSSLRPGQPSPALEDWEEASEWTSWFNVDHPGGDGDFESLAAIRFYYGPARVCPRPLALEARTTDWALPSDVGERVHLNPTRGFWCLNREQPRGRRCSNYHVRFRCPLEATWGSWGPWGPCSGSCGPGRRLRRRRCSSPAGDACPGRPSEAQKCVRPRCPGCGPSTCGCPDHILLGSVVTPSGRPLPGARVSLRDWPGTIATSDAHGTFRMPGVCASSQANVSAQMDGFSAGMTQAQANSSMSSVATVVLNKLEKPYLVKHPESQVREAGQNVTFCCKASGTPMPKKYSWFHNGTLLDRRTHRYGAHLELHGLRPDQAGTYHCKAWNDAGAVRSGAARLTVLAPGQPACDPRPREHLIKLPDDCGQPGRGPTYLDVGLCPDTLCPSPAGSSPRCGDAGSRCCSVRRLESRKIHCSGYTLPVKVVAECGCQKCLPLRGLIRGRVVAADSREPLRFARILLGREPIGFTSYQGDFTLEVAPSTQRLVMTFVDPSGQFVDTVRVLPFDPRGAGVYHEVKAMRKKAPIILDARQSNTISLGEMGEEAPLGELIIPPGAFRRADGQPYTGAVEAQVTFVDPRNLTSAAAAPSDLLFVDGDGELAPLRTYGMFSVDLRAAGSAEQLQTGLVAVRVAADQIRMPGHMEALKLWSLNPDTGLWEEESGFQRERPASQRARREERVFLVGNVEIRERRLFNLDVPERRRCFVKVRAYANDKFTPSEQVEGVVVTLVNLEPAPGFSANPRAWGRFDSAVTGPNGACLPAFCDADQPDAYTAVVTATLGGEELEPAPSRPRPLPAAVGVAQPYLDRLDYRRTDHDDPALKRSGFRINLAKPRPGEPTEANGPVYPWRSLRECQEAPVTASHFRFARVEADKYEYNVVPFREGAPASWTGDLLAWWPNPQEFRACFLKVKIQGPQEYMVRSHNLGGSHPRTQGQLYGLRDSRSVRDPQRPSSSAACVEFKCSGMLFDQRQVDRTLVTIMPQGSCRRVAVNGLLQDYLTRHPPLAPTDDLASFSMLAPLDPLGHNYGVYTVTDQSPRLAKEIAIGRCFDGSSDGFSREMKADAGTAVTFQCREPTAGRPSLFQRLLESPSAALGDIRREMGESARVQARASSPLRTRRGRAQQ; encoded by the exons ATGTCGTCACTGCCGACACTGCTCTGCCTCTGTGTTGCCGCCGCACACCTGGCGGGGGCCCGAG GTACTCCGGACGCCGAGGAGCCCACGGTGACCGCGTGGGGCCTTGAAGGTTCATCGTTGCGCCCTGGCCAGCCCTCGCCAGCCCTGGAGGACTGGGAAG AGGCCAGCGAGTGGACGTCCTGGTTCAACGTCGACCACCCGGGCGGCGACGGTGACTTCGAGAGCCTGGCCGCGATCCGCTTCTATTACGGGCCGGCACGCGTGTGCCCAAGGCCGCTGGCGCTGGAGGCGCGCACCACAGACTGGGCGCTGCCTTCGGATGTCGGCGAGCGCGTACACCTGAACCCCACGCGCGGTTTCTGGTGCCTCAACCGCGAGCAGCCCCGAGGCCGCAGATGCTCCAATTACCACGTGCGCTTCCGCTGCCCGCTCG aGGCCACGTGGGGTTCGTGGGGCCCTTGGGGTCCCTGTTCGGGGAGCTGCGGGCCAGGCCGTCGCTtgcgccgccgccgctgctcaAGCCCCGCGGGGGATGCGTGTCCCGGGCGTCCCTCGGAGGCGCAGAAGTGTGTGAGGCCTCGGTGTCCAG GGTGTGGCCCCAGCACCTGTGGGTGCCCCGACCACATTCTTCTGGGCTCGGTGGTCACCCCATCTGGGCGtccactgccaggagccagggtCTCCTTGAGAGACTGGCCTGGCACCATAGCCACTAGTGATGCCCATGGAACCTTCCGGATGCCTGGAGTCTGTGCCAGCAGCCAAGCCAACGTCAGTGCCCAAATGGACGGCTTTTCAGCAGGCATGACCCAGGCCCAGGCCAACAGCTCCATGTCATCAGTGGCCACTGTTGTCCTTAATAAGTTGG AGAAGCCCTACCTGGTGAAGCACCCCGAGTCTCAAGTTCGAGAGGCTGGCCAGAATGTGACCTTCTGCTGCAAAGCCTCAGGCACCCCCATGCCCAAGAAATACTCCTG gtTCCACAACGGGACGCTGCTGGACAGACGGACACACAGGTATGGGGCCCACCTGGAGCTGCATGGGCTCCGCCCAGACCAGGCAGGCACCTATCACTGCAAAGCATGGAATGACGCGGGGGCCGTGCGATCGGGCGCTGCTCGACTCACCGTACTTG CCCCGGGCCAGCCAGCCTGTGACCCCCGGCCCCGAGAACACCTGATCAAGCTTCCAGATGACTGTGGTCAGCCAGGCAGAGGGCCCACCTACCTGGACGTAGGCCTTTGCCCTGACaccctctgccccagccctgcaggctccAGCCCCCGGTGTGGGGACGCAGGCTCCCGCTGCTGCTCCGTGCGCCGCCTGGAGAGCAGGAAGATCCACTGCTCTGGCTACACTCTCCCAGTCAAGGTCGTGGCTGAGTGTGGCTGTCAGAAATGTCTGCCCCTTCGGGGGCTGATCCGGGGACGCGTGGTGGCCGCTGATTCTAGGGAGCCCTTGCGCTTTGCTCGCATCCTGCTGGGCCGGGAGCCCATTGGCTTCACGTCCTACCAGGGTGACTTCACTCTCGAGGTGGCGCCTTCCACTCAGCGGCTGGTGATGACCTTTGTGGACCCCAGTGGCCAGTTCGTGGACACTGTCAGGGTCCTGCCTTTTGACCCTCGAGGTGCTGGCGTGTACCATGAGGTCAAGGCCATGCGAAAGAAAGCCCCCATCATTTTAGACGCCCGCCAGAGCAACACCATATCCCTCGGGGAAATGGGAGAGGAGGCCCCCTTAGGAGAGCTGATCATTCCGCCCGGGGCCTTCCGCAGAGCTGACGGTCAACCCTACACGGGGGCTGTGGAGGCCCAGGTGACCTTCGTGGACCCCCGAAATCTCACTTCGGCAGCCGCCGCGCCCAGTGACCTGCTGTTCGTGGACGGGGACGGGGAACTGGCCCCGCTGCGCACGTACGGCATGTTCTCGGTGGACCTCCGGGCGGCCGGCTCCGCCGAGCAGCTGCAGACGGGGCTGGTGGCTGTGCGCGTGGCCGCTGACCAGATCCGGATGCCGGGCCACATGGAGGCCCTGAAGCTGTGGTCGCTAAACCCTGACACGGGCCTGTGGGAAGAAGAGAGCGGCTTCCAGCGCGAGAGACCGGCGTCCCAGCGGGCCCGCCGGGAGGAGCGGGTCTTCCTGGTGGGCAACGTGGAGATCCGCGAGCGCCGTCTGTTCAACCTGGACGTGCCCGAGCGCCGCCGCTGCTTCGTGAAGGTGCGCGCCTATGCCAACGACAAGTTCACCCCCAGCGAGCAGGTGGAGGGCGTGGTGGTCACGCTGGTCAATCTGGAGCCCGCCCCCGGCTTCTCGGCCAACCCTCGCGCCTGGGGCCGCTTCGACAGCGCGGTCACCGGCCCGAACGGCGCCTGCCTCCCCGCCTTCTGCGACGCCGACCAGCCAGACGCCTACACCGCCGTGGTCACGGCCACCCTGGGCGGGGAGGAGCTGGAGCCCGCGCCCTCGCGGCCGCGCCCGCTCCCGGCCGCCGTTGGCGTGGCGCAGCCCTACCTGGACCGGCTGGACTACCGCCGCACGGACCACGATGACCCTGCCCTCAAGCGCAGCGGCTTCCGCATCAACCTCGCCAAGCCCAGGCCCGGCGAACCCACCGAGGCCAACGGCCCCGTGTACCCGTGGCGCAGCCTGCGGGAGTGCCAGGAGGCCCCGGTGACCGCCAGTCACTTCCGCTTCGCTCGTGTGGAGGCGGACAAATACGAGTACAACGTGGTCCCCTTCCGCGAGGGCGCGCCAGCCTCCTGGACCGGAGATCTCCTGGCCTGGTGGCCCAACCCGCAGGAGTTCCGGGCCTGCTTCCTCAAGGTGAAGATCCAAGGACCCCAGGAGTACATGGTCCGCTCCCATAATTTGGGAGGCAGCCATCCCCGGACCCAGGGCCAGCTCTACGGGCTGCGGGATTCCCGGAGTGTCCGGGACCCCCAGCGCCCTAGCTCCTCTGCCGCCTGTGTGGAATTCAAGTGCAGCGGGATGCTGTTTGACCAGCGTCAGGTGGACAGGACGCTGGTGACCATCATGCCGCAGGGCAGCTGCCGGCGTGTGGCGGTCAACGGGCTCCTGCAGGATTACCTGACACGGCACCCACCACTCGCGCCCACTGATGACCTGGCTTCCTTCTCCATGCTGGCCCCGCTGGACCCTCTGGGTCACAACTATGGTGTCTACACGGTCACCGACCAGAGCCCAAGGCTGGCCAAGGAGATCGCTATCGGCCGCTGCTTCGACGGCTCCTCCGATGGCTTCTCCAGGGAGATGAAGGCTGACGCAGGCACAGCCGTCACCTTCCAGTGCCGGGAGCCAACTGCGGGCCGGCCCAGCCTCTTCCAGAGGCTGCTGGAGTCCCCATCGGCGGCTCTTGGGGACATCCGCAGGGAGATGGGCGAGTCGGCGCGCGTACAGGCCCGAGCCTCAAGTCCACTCCGCACCCGCCGAGGCAGGGCCCAGCAGTGA